One window of Robiginitalea biformata HTCC2501 genomic DNA carries:
- a CDS encoding ABC transporter ATP-binding protein has protein sequence MIHAENLTKKYSQQTVLDIASLEIPKGQSFGLVGNNGAGKTTLFSLLLDLIEPTTGQITSGGVPVRESEDWKPFTSAFIDESFLIGYLTPEEYFYFIGELRGQSRADVDALLAGFEDFFHGEIMGQKKYLRDLSKGNQKKVGIVATFIGSPEVVILDEPFANLDPTTQIRLKKIIRELADRREVTVLVSSHDLIHVTEVCQRIVVLEKGRIVRDIETTPETLRELETFFAGEPAATSLTPADDPGETGE, from the coding sequence ATGATTCACGCAGAAAATCTCACCAAGAAATACAGCCAACAAACCGTCCTGGACATCGCGTCCCTGGAAATCCCAAAGGGCCAGAGCTTTGGCCTGGTCGGCAACAACGGGGCCGGGAAGACCACGCTCTTCAGCCTGCTCCTGGACCTGATCGAACCCACTACCGGTCAGATAACCAGTGGGGGGGTGCCAGTGCGCGAGAGCGAAGACTGGAAGCCATTTACCTCGGCCTTTATCGACGAGAGTTTCCTCATTGGCTACCTGACCCCGGAGGAGTACTTCTACTTTATCGGGGAACTCCGCGGCCAGAGCCGTGCCGATGTGGATGCGCTGCTGGCCGGGTTTGAGGATTTTTTCCACGGGGAAATCATGGGCCAGAAGAAATACCTGCGGGACCTCTCCAAGGGGAACCAGAAAAAAGTGGGCATTGTGGCCACCTTTATCGGGTCGCCCGAGGTGGTCATCCTGGATGAGCCGTTTGCCAACCTGGACCCGACCACCCAGATCCGACTGAAAAAGATCATCCGGGAACTCGCCGACCGGCGGGAGGTGACCGTCCTGGTTTCCAGCCACGACCTGATCCACGTCACGGAGGTCTGCCAGCGGATTGTGGTGCTTGAAAAGGGGCGCATTGTCCGCGATATTGAGACCACCCCGGAAACCCTCAGGGAGCTCGAGACCTTCTTTGCGGGCGAACCGGCGGCCACCTCGCTGACCCCGGCGGATGACCCGGGAGAAACGGGGGAATAA
- a CDS encoding DUF5687 family protein, with amino-acid sequence MFRHFIRLQWKAFFRSASFKTEIWFKILMALGALYFILVFLGLGVGAYFMIEKSGLGDPLRVVNRFLIYYLAGDLYLRYMLQKMPVLNIRPLLYLPISKASVVRFSLGKTVLSFFNFSHAFFFVPFSIVLLIKGYPAGSVIGWHLACFALFYTNNFLNILINNVDRIFYPLIAVLALLGISQYYGWFDITAYTGPVFDLFYDQPWTAAIPWAALAIAVWASFNYFKRHMYLDAGLATKTAVGKTEDYTWLNRFGNLGTFLKNDIKLIRRNKRSKTTVIVSVLFLFYGLLFFSGGLEVYESPVWRVFAGIFVSGGFLFSFGQYVPSWDSSYYPLMMSQNIQYREYLSSKWWLIVIATGISTVLSAFYLYFGWEAYLAILVGAVYNIGINSYLVLWGGAYIKTPIDLTSNKKAFGDKQAFNMKTLLLTIPKLLLPLLVYWLGDMFLGETAGFLLVALLGVLGFAFKERVFRMIEKIYKKEKYKTLLAYKQKA; translated from the coding sequence ATGTTCAGACATTTTATCCGGCTGCAGTGGAAGGCCTTTTTCCGGTCTGCCTCCTTCAAAACCGAAATCTGGTTCAAGATCCTGATGGCCCTGGGGGCCCTGTACTTTATCCTGGTCTTCCTGGGGCTGGGGGTGGGCGCCTATTTCATGATCGAAAAATCCGGCCTGGGCGACCCACTGCGGGTGGTCAACCGCTTTTTGATCTACTATCTGGCCGGCGACCTGTACCTGCGCTATATGTTGCAGAAGATGCCGGTACTCAACATCCGGCCGCTGCTCTACCTCCCCATTTCCAAGGCCAGCGTGGTCCGGTTTTCACTCGGCAAGACGGTCCTGTCCTTTTTCAATTTCAGCCACGCCTTCTTTTTTGTGCCGTTTTCCATCGTGCTCCTGATCAAAGGCTACCCCGCCGGTTCGGTCATCGGCTGGCACCTGGCGTGTTTTGCGCTCTTTTACACGAATAACTTTTTGAATATACTGATCAACAATGTAGACCGGATATTCTACCCGCTCATTGCGGTGCTGGCCCTCCTGGGAATTTCCCAGTATTACGGTTGGTTCGATATTACCGCCTACACGGGGCCCGTCTTTGACCTGTTCTACGACCAGCCCTGGACTGCCGCGATTCCCTGGGCGGCCCTGGCAATTGCCGTCTGGGCGTCGTTCAATTATTTCAAGCGGCACATGTACCTGGACGCCGGCCTGGCCACTAAAACGGCGGTCGGGAAGACAGAGGATTACACCTGGCTCAACCGGTTTGGGAATCTGGGGACCTTCCTCAAGAACGACATCAAGCTCATCCGGCGCAACAAGCGCTCCAAGACCACCGTAATTGTCAGCGTGCTGTTCCTGTTCTACGGCCTGCTGTTCTTTTCGGGGGGGCTGGAGGTGTACGAAAGCCCGGTTTGGCGGGTGTTTGCAGGCATCTTCGTCTCCGGGGGCTTCCTGTTCAGTTTCGGGCAGTACGTGCCCAGCTGGGACAGCTCCTACTACCCGCTGATGATGAGCCAGAACATCCAGTACCGGGAATACCTCAGTTCCAAATGGTGGCTCATCGTCATTGCCACCGGCATCAGTACGGTGCTCTCGGCATTTTATCTCTACTTTGGATGGGAAGCGTACCTGGCCATCCTGGTGGGGGCCGTCTACAATATCGGGATCAACTCCTACCTGGTACTCTGGGGCGGCGCCTATATCAAGACCCCGATCGACCTGACCTCCAACAAGAAAGCGTTTGGAGACAAACAGGCCTTCAACATGAAAACCCTGTTGCTCACCATCCCGAAACTGCTCCTCCCCCTGCTCGTCTACTGGCTGGGCGATATGTTCCTGGGCGAAACGGCGGGTTTCCTCCTGGTGGCACTGCTCGGGGTGCTCGGGTTTGCGTTTAAGGAGCGGGTATTCCGAATGATCGAAAAGATCTACAAAAAAGAGAAATACAAAACGCTGCTTGCCTACAAGCAAAAAGCATAA